CGATCGAGCCGGCACTCAACGTCACGTTGTTGCCGACGACCGTCCCGGTATTGGTGAGCAAACTGCTTTGCGTCGTGACCGTTGCGCCTGCGAGTGTGCCTTCGTTGGTTAGCGCACCGGATGTGTTGACTGTGGTGCTGGCGGAATTCAGTACCGCCCCCGCCTGGTTGTCAACGCTGGCCGCGTTCACGGTCAGCCCATTGACCGCGCTCAATGTCCCCTGGTTCGTGAAGTTCCCGGTGGTGGAGAACGTCAGGTTGTTGTTCGCCTGGATCGTGTTGGCCGCGTCGTCGGTGTAGCTGCCGTTGACCGCCAACTCGCCATTGTTGCCCGCGATGATCCTGCCATCGCCCGAAAGCCGGCTCGTCGTGACGTTCAGGTTCTGGTCGCTGCCGATCGCGCCGCCCTGGTTCGAAAGCGTGCCCGCGTTGATTGCGATGCTGCCGCCGCTACCCGTGTCGTTACCGATCTTGCCAGCGGTATTGTCGAGCGACGCGACGTCAAGCGTGATCGCACCGTCGCCGTGAATCGAACCGCTCTGGTTGGTGAGCGTCGCGCCCGATCCGTTGAGCGTGAGATCGTTCAAGCCTGACAGGGTGCCGCCATTGTTGTTCACGGCCTGCGCGACGTTCAGCGTCAGGTCGTGGGCCGCGACAATCTGCGCACCCTGCCCGTTCGAGAGCGTCTGTCCAGTGAGCGTCACGTCACCATTGCCGCCGATCGTACCCGCTCCGGTCACACCGCCCGGATTAGCGTTGGTGATCGACCCTGCGTTGATCGTCGTCGCCCCGGTTCCCGTATCCGCGATCCGTCCGTTTGTATTGTCCAGAGAGCCGCCGGACACACTGAGGGTCGTCGTCGAGCCGTTCGACTCGATTTCGCCTCCGGTATTGGTGATCGTTCCAGTTGCTATTGCGGCGACGGCGCCGTTGCCTTTTATCAGACCCGCCGCGTTCGTGAGCGTGCTACCCGACTGCACGATAGTCGCGCCGCCGGCAAGGACGCTTCCGCCCGAATTGTTCACACTGCCGCCGGAGACGGACACAGCGCCGTTGCCTGCGATCACCCCACCTTGCGTATTGGTGAGCGCACCACTTGCGGTGACGTCCGTCGATTGCGTACCGGCATTGCTGATCGAGCCGCCGTCGTTGGCAAACGTCTGCGCCGACGCGCTCAGCGTGCCGTTCGCCTCAAGCGTGCCGCCCGCATTGTTCAGCCCCCCCGCATCGGTCACGGCAACATTTTGTGCGCCAATGTAGCCGCCTGCGCTGTTGTCGAGCGATGCGACTGAGAAAATGACCTCGCTCTGTCCGGTGAGTTTGCCGCCCTCATTCGAAACGGCACCGGCGTTCACATCGAGCGCGCCGTTGGTAGCGAGCGTGCCGCCGTTGTTCGACAGTGTTCCCGTGCTAATCGACAGGGTGCCCGTACCCGAATCCGTCATCGTGCCGTGATCGTTGATCAGTGTGCCCGGCGTGAGCGTCAGACCTGCGCTGTTGGTCTGCAGCGACCCGTTCGAATTGTCGAGCGTGCCCGAGACATTGATCGCCGTCGTACCCGTCCCAGTCTGCGAAATCCTGCCGCCGCTATTCGTGAGGTTCGTGACGGAAACGGTTAGCTGGTTTGCGCTGATCGTGCCCGCGTTATTATTGAGTGTGGCCGCTGTGACTTCCGTCTGCAGTCCTGCTGAAATCGTGCCACCCGCGTCAATGAGTGTGCCCTGGGCCGTTGCATCGATGCGGCCTCCTGCACTCGCCGTTGCACCGGCGAGGTCCAGATCACCCGCGTTAGCGACGAGAGTCAGGTTGCCTGTCGCCGAGGTCTGGCTACCGGCAAGGTTCGCCGAGGCGCCCTGGAGGGTAGCGTTGCCTCCGGCCGCGTTTTGGCCGGTCGCCGCAAGCGAACCGGTCGCGACGACCGTCAGGTCGCCCGCTGTCGCAATCGACCCGTCGTTATTGATGCCCGCCGCGAGCGTGCCGGTCGAGTTCACGCTTCCTGCGTTGACGCTCGTGTTCTGTTGCGCGGCCAGTGTGCCGCTGTTCGTGAGATCCGCGGCAGTGTTCACCGACACGCCCTGCTGCGCGTAGGTCGTGCCGCTGTTCGCAACGCCGCCTGCTGCCGACAGGGCTACGTTGCCGCTGGCACTGGCGTGGCCGGAAAGCACAAGCCGCCCCTGCGTGGTCAATGTGAGATCGCCCGCCTGCGCAGCAATAACCCCCGCGTTCGAGACACCCACTCCATACTCATTGGAGGCCAGAAAAATACGATTGGCATACATACCACCTAACTGGCTCACATCGATCGAGACCGCTGGAGGCGGGCCGTTGCCAGCGATGGGTGTCGCGGCAAGCGTGTCGTGGTCGACGTGGTTCGCGCCTGCGACAATGTTCAGCGTGTTGCCATAGATGGCGGCGTTCGCCTGGACAGCACGGGCAATGAGGTCAACCTGATCGACGTTCGAGGCGTTCAGGCCGGCGCCCTGAACCGTAATCTGGCCGCCGGTCACATCGAAACCCGTGAGGTTACCGTTCGCGCCGAACGTTGGCGTGCCGGTCGTGAGGATCGCTCTGGACGTGTTGATAAAACCGCCCCCACCGACGATCAACCCGGAGGAATTGGCGATCACGACCTCTGCGCGCCGGCCCGCGACCTCGACGTAACCTCGTAGTTGCGAGGGATTGTTACTGTTGACCTGATTGACAATGATCGATGCCGACTGGCCCGGCTGGAAATTCGGGTTGCCGTTGACATAGCCAGCCTGCTGAGTCTGGACAATCGTGGGAGAGTTGTTCAGGATCGCGCCGGGCTTCTGGACGTCGAACTGGCCGTACGTATTTAGCGATACGCCAGCCCCGGACGGGCGGTTTATGTTGACCTGCGGCAAGCCGCTCTGCGTCTGGATCACCGATGGCGCGTGCGCTCCGTCCGGCACGATCTGCGCGTGCCCTGCCGTAACCGTACCAGCGAACGTCAGCGCGCCGAGCGCGGCGTGACGCAGCGCAAACTGTGCAACGATTCCGCGACCACCCCGAATCGCGCGCCTGGGCGACGTTTCCCCGTTCACCTTCTTGCCATTCCCGGTCGCCGTTTCTTCGACGGCGACCAGCATGCCCCGCAAACGGCTGAATACCAGCCTGTAGGTCTGTTTGTTCATTTTTATTACTTTGTGTTACAAACGCAAACCTTGCGCAATATACACGAAGCAATGGCTAAAAATGCAAAAAAATGTCACGCGACGCAATCTACAGCGAATTATGTTTCAGCTTGCGTACGGGGCGGATCTCATGAACGACGACTGGAAAACTTGGGAACTGCCAGCCTTACCCACCATTAATGCCTGAGATCGTCGATCACGCGCCCAATCGTCCTGATAACCTGCCCCGAGGCGATCAGGCGCGAGCATTCGAATTGCCGCTCGGTGCCGGCATGGCGCGGGCACCACAGGTAGTCCGTGTTATCGAACTCGACACTCGTGTCGTTCCAGCAGCTATTGCACGCGTGAAAATTGATGACCCGGTACGGCGTATCGAACTCGTTCTGCGGATGCGTGAAGCCGCTGATCATGACGACCGGCTTGCCAATGGCCCAGGCGAGCCATGAGAGACCGCTTGAGAGCCCGACGAAGAACTCCGCATGCAGCAGCAGGCTTGCGCGCTCCTGGAGCGGCAAGTCTCCCGTGAAGTCCTCGGCGCCATAGGGAATGTGATTCCACTGCAGGCCCTGGCCGGTGAGCGGCTCGCGATCAATGCACAACACGCGGTAGCCCTGCGCCTTCAGGTAGCGGACCGTCTCGTACCAGCCGGTCGGATTGTTCCAGTGCTTGCACTGCGACGACGCCTGCGCCGCGATGCAGACATAGGGCTCGGCGATGCGCCTGCGCGTGTCGCGAATGCCGATCCGCGGACGGCACTCCGCCGCCGGCAGGCCAAGCAGCCAGGGAATGGTGCGTTGCAGGCCGCTCAACCGATAGTCCGTGGGCTGATGCGTGCGGTCGCTGCTCGGGAAGAAGATGCCGAGAAAATAGCTGGCGTAAAAGCCGTATTCAGCGGCGTCCTCGTCCTCGGGATGAACATAGTGCAGGCACGGGTAGGCGTCTTCGAACAGCGACCAGAGCCCCTCGCCCATCGACACATACATCTCGCACTGATGCCGCTTGCGAAACTCGTCGACGTAGGGAAACCAGGCAATCACGTCGCCGATCGTCGAGACCGGCAGACGCGCATACACCTTCCTGCCGTGCAGATCCTGA
Above is a genomic segment from Paraburkholderia phenazinium containing:
- a CDS encoding autotransporter strand-loop-strand O-heptosyltransferase, producing the protein MSAASSLNGAEPARSAGVQAGRAGQAPFVDLGEPLFEGPQGIRYDFNYGCRVKVSGAGWRVRLLDRDADVVLYDEEVANATVCSTKRYYVNFRIEVLRDGVMVFEHDQDLHGRKVYARLPVSTIGDVIAWFPYVDEFRKRHQCEMYVSMGEGLWSLFEDAYPCLHYVHPEDEDAAEYGFYASYFLGIFFPSSDRTHQPTDYRLSGLQRTIPWLLGLPAAECRPRIGIRDTRRRIAEPYVCIAAQASSQCKHWNNPTGWYETVRYLKAQGYRVLCIDREPLTGQGLQWNHIPYGAEDFTGDLPLQERASLLLHAEFFVGLSSGLSWLAWAIGKPVVMISGFTHPQNEFDTPYRVINFHACNSCWNDTSVEFDNTDYLWCPRHAGTERQFECSRLIASGQVIRTIGRVIDDLRH